From a single Cryptococcus neoformans var. neoformans B-3501A chromosome 3, whole genome shotgun sequence genomic region:
- a CDS encoding hypothetical protein (HMMPfam hit to Glyco_hydro_71, Glycosyl hydrolase family 71, score: 330.9, E(): 1.8e-96; HMMPfam hit to WSC, WSC domain, score: 91.5, E(): 2.1e-24) — MAPIIEAAVVLLALTGNIVEAKPLRTPGRHAPPGVANVLASSKRSLHSLLARYYGTAHGLSKPPSLPTKRDTSLPNGWSTFGCVAESYDERLLQGFAFSSSSLTPFLCVTECTKLGYTMAGTEYGDECYCGDNFVGNGGGMAPSSFCSMPCEGDTSEMCGNSWYLNLYTYNSSALPLCSGPTSTVSAPVEETSSLLSTYYSTFESSVTTTSSLASASSTDATISANSSSSVMSASATATVSSSAIETAGSVTNSVSSDTAPAATSISTCPIHEDSDDSSEWYALGCGLDSEDRILSSYFISLDNMTVDSCLTICETRGYVYAGLQYSDECYCGNSLSSSTSYDSTRCDMDCAGDSEDTCGGTWAIELFSLISSSSSSCTDSLSTESATTTLVTSTTSGFNTANTTAIASSTDSASSVIVTSSERATEATSVTESTAGSETVSIPVTSASVISPTSTTSTESTASAASTSVPSSSSTHQVWAHYMVGNTYPYTVSNWASDISAALAAGIDGFALNMGSDDWQPARVADAYSAAASTGFKLFLSLDMTVLSCSSSSDAAKLVSIVEEYATATAQATYEGKVLVSTFAGSDCAFSWQTDFVDVLSSAGINIFFVPSIFSDVSTFSSNTWMDGELNWNSGWPMGAEDITTTSDEAYMAALGSKEYMPAVSPFFYTHFGPNSWNKNWLYRSDDWLYCTRWEQIIAMRDSVQMTEILTWNDFGESSYIGPIEGALPAGSEAFVDGFTHTGLYSLTYYYATAFKTGAYPTITEDEIIVWARPHPHDATASSDSIGRPTGWSYTEDYLYAVVLTTDAATVTLTSGSTTETFTVSAGLTKLRVSLSEGSISGSISRSGSTVASYDAGSAFTYTTSPTTYNFNYFVGSSSS; from the exons ATGGCCCCCATCATTGAAGCTGCCGTGGTTCTCCTAGCTCTTACGGGCAACATTGTGGAGGCTAAGCCCCTGCGCACTCCCGGTCGACATGCGCCCCCAGGTGTGGCTAATGTCCTCGCTTCGTCCAAGAGGTCTCTTCATAGTCTTCTTGCCAGGTACTACGGAACTGCTCACGGGCTG AGTAAAccgccttctcttcctacCAAGCGTGACACGTCCTTACCGAACGGGTGGTCAACCTTTGGTTGCGTCGCCGAGTCTTATGACGAGCGTTTACTGCAAGGATTTgcattttcatcttccagccttactccttttctttgcgTCACCGAATGTACAAAATTAGGGTATACTATGGCAGGCACCGAGTACGGCGATGAG TGTTACTGTGGCGATAATTTCGTCGGTAATGGCGGTGGCAtggctccttcttccttctgcaGTATGCCATGCGAGGGCGACACAAGTGAGATGTGCGGCAACAGTTGGTATCTTAATCTCTATACGTACAACTCTAgcgctcttcctctttgtAGCGGGCCTACCAGCACGGTTTCTGCTCCTGTGGAAGAAACTAGTAGTCTTTTGTCTACGTATTACTCGACCTTCGAATCCTCTGTAACCACCACCTCATCTTTGGCgtctgcttcttcaacagATGCCACCATTAGTGCCAATTCATCGAGCTCCGTGATGTCTGCTTCCGCGACTGCGACGGTATCCTCAAGCGCTATAGAGACAGCCGGGTCTGTGACCAATAGCGTCTCTAGTGATACCGCTCCTGCAGCGACATCCATTTCGACTTGTCCCATACATGAGGATTCCGACGACTCTTCCGAGTGGTATGCGCTTGGCTGTGGCTTGGACTCCGAGGATCGAATTCTATCGTCATACTTTATAAGCCTTGACAATATGACTGTCGACTCTTGTCTCACAATCTGCGAAACCCGTGGATACGTGTATGCGGG CCTGCAATACTCCGATGAGTGTTACTGTGGAAACTCATTATCCTCGTCTACAAGTTACGACAGCACTCGGTGTGATATGGACTGCGCTGGGGACTCTGAGGATACTTGTGGTGGTACTTGGGCTATTGAACTCTTCAGTCTCatctcgtcatcttcaagttCCTGTACCGATAGTCTGTCCACCGAGAGTGCAACCACAACTCTTGTTACCTCAACTACTAGCGGGTTCAACACTGCAAATACCACCGCGATTGCGAGTAGCACAGactctgcttcttcagtCATTGTTACCTCCTCAGAACGCGCTACAGAAGCTACTTCTGTTACCGAGTCTACGGCGGGATCTGAGACAGTCAGTATCCCCGTCACGTCGGCATCCGTCATTTCCCCAACTAGTACGACTTCTACGGAGTCCACCGCTTCTGCAGCCTCAACTTCTgtcccatcttcttccagcacTCATCAAGTCTGGGCTCACTATATGGTCGGTAATACCTACCCTTATACTGTTTCAAATTGGGCTAGCGACATTTCTGCCGCTTTAGCGGCTGGTATTGATGGGTTCGCACTCAACATGGGTTCCGACGACTGGCAACCCGCTCGTGTAGCAGATGCGTACTCTGCCGCCGCTTCTACAGGCTTTAAGTTGTTCCTGTCTCTTGACATGACCGTTCTCAGCTGTTCGTCATCTTCGGATGCCGCAAAGCTCGTCTCTATCGTTGAAGAATACGCAACTGCGACCGCTCAAGCCACCTACGAGGGCAAGGTACTCGTCTCCACCTTTGCTGGTTCGGATTGTGCTTTCAGCTGGCAGACAGACTTTGTAGACGTTCTCTCGTCTGCTGGAatcaacatcttctttgTACCTAGTATCTTCTCCGACGTCAGCACGTTCTCTTCCAACACTTGGATGGACGGTGAGCTCAATTGGAATTCTGGGTGGCCGATGGGAGCCGAGGACATCACTACTACGTCAGATGAGGCGTACATGGCCGCCCTTGGCAGCAAAGAATACATGCCTGCTGTGTCTCCGTTCTTCTACACTCACTTCGGTCCCAATTCCTGGAATAAGAACTGGCTTTACCGTTCCGATGATTGGCTCTACTGCACTCGATGGGAACAGATTATAGCCATGCGTGACAGTGTGCAGATGACGGAAATTCTTACTTGGAACGATTTTGGAGAATCCTCGTACATTGGTCCTATTGAAGGTGCTCTTCCTGCAGGCTCTGAGGCCTTTGTTGATGGTTTCACACACACTGGGCTCTACTCCCTCACCTACTATTACGCAACTGCATTTAAGACCGGTGCCTACCCGACTATCACAGAAGACGAAATCATCGTATGGGCCCGCCCTCACCCGCACGATGCAACTGCCTCGTCCGACTCCATTGGCAGACCTACAGGCTGGTCCTACACAGAGGATTACCTGTACGCAGTAGTCTTGACGACAGACGCTGCTACCGTGACTCTTACATCAGGTTCCACCACTGAAACGTTCACTGTCTCAGCCGGTCTCACTAAGCTCAGGGTCTCCTTGTCCGAGGGTTCCATCTCCGGTTCAATCTCTCGTTCGGGCAGCACAGTGGCTTCTTATGATGCAGGCTCCGCCTTCACGTACACTACCTCACCCACCACTTATAACTTCAATTACTTTGTTGGATCTAGCTCTTCATAG
- a CDS encoding hypothetical protein (Match to ESTs gb|CF183213.1|CF183213, gb|CF183950.1|CF183950, gb|CF184932.1|CF184932), whose translation MSPTSNIKPFLPSSRPSGAVFIGLNAVRALSIIALLLVFAANIETMVSDIKAIKKPASDEDDCDYIEYSSVPDQTGGPFWSILNRIFILSECLLLIMSEVGVPRRLFENYIPMLGPAYGLGCLGVFQALIGAQVLSHYCDLFPQVSSWLLFIVGCFNILVGIFLREGAKEKRLIFSWENASSLTPQTRMATTAWDMVTEKKRSKSPSESSKQPDGLSRLNTSGSGSPLLPANSTAPGARFGGFGFGRQGEKAAADRGWKVSRPLDVLPRYAV comes from the exons ATGTCGCCCACAAGCAACATAAAGCCTTTCCTGCCATCTTCTCGACCTTCTGGTGCTGTTTTTATCGGTCTGAACGCCGTGAGAGCCCTCAGCATCATTGCTTTACTTCTGGTCTTTGCTGCTAATATCGAAACAATGGTTTC TGATATAAAGGCCATCAAAAAACCCGCTTCGGATGAGGACGACTGTGACTACATCGAATACTCCAGCGTTCCTGACCAAACCGGAGGTCCTTTCTGGAGTATTCTTAACCGAATCTTCATCT TGTCCGAGTGTCTGCTCCTCATCATGTCGGAAGTCGGAGTTCCTCGACGCTTATTCGAAAATTATATTCCCATGCTCGGACCGGCCTATGGGCTAGGATGTCTTGGGGTTTTCCAAGCGTT AATTGGTGCGCAAGTTCTGTCTCATTACTGTGATCTCTTTCCCCAAGTATCGAGCtggctcctcttcattgTCGGTTGTTTCAACATCCTTGTT GGCATTTTCCTTCGTGAAGGGGCCAAGGAAAAACGGCTGATCTTCTCGTGGGAGAATGCATCATCGTT AACCCCTCAAACTCGTATGGCAACCACTGCTTGGGATATGGTCACTGAGAAGAAACGGTCGAAGTCTCCGTCCGAGTCATCCAAACAACCAGATGGACTCTCTCGACTAAACACCAGTGGCTCAGGCAGTCCTCTGCTTCCTGCTAACAGTACAGCTCCTGGAGCTCGATTTGGTGGGTTTGGATTTGGACGTCAGGGCGAGAAGGCAGCAGCCGATAGAGGCTGGAAAGTAAGTCGACCGCTTGACGTTTTACCCC GTTATGCTGTATAG